The segment GCTCGCTGATAATGTAAACATCATTGGTCACGACCGTCAGCGGCTCATTGGGCAGCCGCTTGGCAATCGCCAGCGTAGTGCTTCCCCCGTCCAGCGCGATAATGTCGCCTTGTTGAATCCGGGCCAGCGCCATCTCGGCAATGGCTGCCTTTTCCTCGCCATGCTTGGTCAGCGGCTCTTTGGCCGGGAGGATGCCGAATTGGTCGCTCTGGGCCAGGACCGCTCCGCCATGTACGCGAAGCAGCAGGCCCTGTTCTTCCAGACGGGTCAGGTCCTCCCGAACGGTTTTCCCGGAAACCTCCAGCTGATCGCTCAGCTCGGAGACGGTAATTTCCTTGCGGGTGAGCAGCAGCTCCATAATTTTTTCATATCGTCTAATCGGGTTCATGTACATAATCCACTCTTCCTTAATGAATTGCGCCGGGGTCTTATCTTAATTCCTTCATGGATACAGGGTCCATATCGTCATAACGCTTGTTGTCTCCTGCCATTCCCCATACAAATGTATAGTTGCTTGTACCTACGCCGCTGTGGATAGACCAGCTCGGGGAAATAACGGCCTGCTCGTTGCGCATCACGATGTGACGGGTTTCGGAAGGCTGTCCCATCAGGTGGATAACAGCTGCATCCTCTGGAAGGTCGAAGTACATGTAAGCTTCCATCCGGCGCGGGTGAGTATGGGCTGGCATTGTGTTCCACATATTGCCTTCCTTCAGCAGGGTCATGCCCATGACGAGCTGAGCGCTGTCGATGCCCTTCTGGTGAATAAAGCGGTAGATGACGCGGTCGTTCGAGTTCTTAATGTCACCCAGTGCACTGGAGTCTGCTTCTTCCAGCGTAGCCTTGGCTGCCGGGAATGCCTTATGCGCCGGAGCAGAGTTCAGATAGAATTTGGCCGGCTGAGAAGCATCGCTGCTCTTAAAAATAACGTCTTTAGTGCCCATACCGATATACAGGCATTCTTTGTGGTTCAGTGTGAATTCTTCTCCGTCCGCCGTAACGGTACCGGTGCCGCCTACGTTAATAATACCAATCTCGCGGCGCTCCAGGAAGTATTCCACGCCCAGCTCCTTCATGTCTGTATCCAGCTTCACTTCACCTTGTACAGGGTGAGCGCCGCCGATAATCAGGCGATCCTCATGGGTCAGCACAAGCTCTAGCTGATCGGGTGTAAACAGGGTAGGGATGTGAAACTCCTTGCGCAGTCGGTCAGTATCAAATTGCTTAACCTCATTCGGGTGCGAAGCAAAACGTCTCTCCATGATTCATTTCTCCTTTATGATCAATTAATGATGAACAAACAGGTTCATATATGTACAAATTACTCCATTTGAGTTCATATTGCAAGTCTACACCAAGTAATATATTTTACTCCTTGTCAGAGAGGATGAATGTAGCTAGAATAAAGGTACAACTTGTACGTACAAGTTATATTAAAACATCAATATTGCATAAATGTATGTACAAGTTAACTTCAAAATTACGCTAATGATATTGGAGGCGTTACGGATGAAATTACAATCGCGTTCCTTCTGGTTCGTAACCGGAAGCCAGCATTTATACGGGCCAGAAACGCTGGAGCAGGCGGCAGAGCACTCACGCATCATTGCAGCAGAGCTGGATCGGGATCCGTCCTTTACGTATCCCGTGGTATTCAAGCCGGTCGTTAAGACCCCGGATGAGATTTACAATTTGATGCTGGATGCCAACAGTGATGACAGCTGTGCCGGAATTATTACGTGGATGCACACCTTCTCACCGGCAAAGATGTGGATTGCAGGCTTGTCCCAGCTGCACAAGCCGCTGCTTCACTTTCACACCCAATTTAACCGCGACATTCCGTGGGATACTATCGACATGGACTTCATGAACCTGAATCAGTCCGCTCATGGCGACCGTGAATATGGTCATATCGGAGCCCGCCTCGGCATTGCGCGCAAGATCGTGGTCGGTCATTGGGAAGATGCCGATGTGCGAAGCAGCATTGCCGGCTGGATGAGAACAGCTGCTGCCTATAGCGAAAGCCGCCGCCTGAAGGTTGCCCGCTTTGGAGACAACATGCGGGAGGTTGCGGTTACGGACGGCGACAAGGTTCAGGCACAGATTCAGCTGGGCTGGTCGGTTAACGGCTATGGAATCGGAGATCTGGCCCAGATCATGAACCAGGTCAGCGATGCCGAGGTCAAGGAGCTGCTGGAGCTCTATGAAGATCAGTATTCCATTGCTGCTGCAGGCTTGAATCAGGGGCCTGTCCGGGATTCCATCGCTTATCAGGCGCGCATCGAGATTGCCTTGAAGCAGTTTTTGGAGGAGGGCGGCTTTGGGGCGTTTACAACGACCTTTGAGGATCTGCATGGGCTGAAGCAGCTGCCGGGATTGGCTGTTCAGCGCCTGATGGAGGCCGGCTACGGCTTTGGCGGCGAAGGGGATTGGAAGACAGCGGCGCTGACCCGGGTACTAAAGGTGCTTGCGGGGAACAAGCAGACCTCCTTTATGGAGGATTACACGTACCATTTTGAACCGGGCAATCATCTGGTGCTGGGCGCACACATGCTGGAGGTCTGCCCCAGTATCGCTGCAGAACAGCCTTCCATTCAAGTGCATCCGCTGGGAATCGGCGGCAAGGAGGCGCCCGCTCGTCTCGTCTTTAACGGCTGCAGTGGAAGCGCGGTCAACGCATCCCTTGTAGATTTGGGACATCGCTTCCGTCTGCTGGTAAACCAGGTTGACGGCGTCAAGGTGGAGCAGGAGATGCCGAGCCTTCCTGTTGCCCGTGTACTCTGGAAGCCGCAGCCGTCTCTGCGTGAATCCGCAGAAGCATGGATTCTGGCTGGTGGAGCCCATCACACGGTCTTGTCCTATGCTGTAACGGCAGAAAATTTGTCCGACTGGGCTGAGATGGCTGGCATTGAAGCCGTCTTGATTGATCAGCACACCTCGATTCCGCGGTTCAAGAACGAGCTTCGCTTCAGTGAAGCCGCGTATCGTCTGCGTTAACACACGCTTGCTTGAATCCGCATATCCCTTTGGTTCCCCGGGCTGTGATACAATGACCAAAGCAATAGATAAAGAGATCAAGCAGCCCTGAGGTGAATTCATTGAACGAACGTAAATTACCTAAATATATGCAGCTGAAGCAGGAGCTTTTATCCTGGCTCGAAAGTGGAAAGCTGCTTCCGGGAACCCAGTTTCCGTCAGAGCATGAAATATCACAGCAATTTCAAATGAGTCGGCAGACCGTCAGGCAGGCTTTCAGTGAGCTGGAGAAGGAGGGCTGGCTGGAAAGAATCCAGGGCAAGGGAACCTTTGCCCGCCACCCTCATCGGGCGTATTCAGAACGGGTCA is part of the Paenibacillus algicola genome and harbors:
- a CDS encoding DeoR/GlpR family DNA-binding transcription regulator gives rise to the protein MNPIRRYEKIMELLLTRKEITVSELSDQLEVSGKTVREDLTRLEEQGLLLRVHGGAVLAQSDQFGILPAKEPLTKHGEEKAAIAEMALARIQQGDIIALDGGSTTLAIAKRLPNEPLTVVTNDVYIISELAAKDAIRLVVPGGYRVRNMLAGPDSAAYISQLNIQKAFISATGVHPEHGLTIYTGDLIDFKQALVSTAQEVYAVVHHQKFGQTALRTFARLNEITAVLTDRELPSDIGQVYEQAGVTILKPNE
- the kduI gene encoding 5-dehydro-4-deoxy-D-glucuronate isomerase; the encoded protein is MERRFASHPNEVKQFDTDRLRKEFHIPTLFTPDQLELVLTHEDRLIIGGAHPVQGEVKLDTDMKELGVEYFLERREIGIINVGGTGTVTADGEEFTLNHKECLYIGMGTKDVIFKSSDASQPAKFYLNSAPAHKAFPAAKATLEEADSSALGDIKNSNDRVIYRFIHQKGIDSAQLVMGMTLLKEGNMWNTMPAHTHPRRMEAYMYFDLPEDAAVIHLMGQPSETRHIVMRNEQAVISPSWSIHSGVGTSNYTFVWGMAGDNKRYDDMDPVSMKELR
- the araA gene encoding L-arabinose isomerase — translated: MKLQSRSFWFVTGSQHLYGPETLEQAAEHSRIIAAELDRDPSFTYPVVFKPVVKTPDEIYNLMLDANSDDSCAGIITWMHTFSPAKMWIAGLSQLHKPLLHFHTQFNRDIPWDTIDMDFMNLNQSAHGDREYGHIGARLGIARKIVVGHWEDADVRSSIAGWMRTAAAYSESRRLKVARFGDNMREVAVTDGDKVQAQIQLGWSVNGYGIGDLAQIMNQVSDAEVKELLELYEDQYSIAAAGLNQGPVRDSIAYQARIEIALKQFLEEGGFGAFTTTFEDLHGLKQLPGLAVQRLMEAGYGFGGEGDWKTAALTRVLKVLAGNKQTSFMEDYTYHFEPGNHLVLGAHMLEVCPSIAAEQPSIQVHPLGIGGKEAPARLVFNGCSGSAVNASLVDLGHRFRLLVNQVDGVKVEQEMPSLPVARVLWKPQPSLRESAEAWILAGGAHHTVLSYAVTAENLSDWAEMAGIEAVLIDQHTSIPRFKNELRFSEAAYRLR